A genomic stretch from Penicillium digitatum chromosome 4, complete sequence includes:
- a CDS encoding SWI/SNF and RSC complexes subunit ssr4, translating to MDDPATRIPGQLLPHMHLVSRNRYPSMHMMPSETAVEYLTSAPRICQSQPMHWTFLDGPPDGTVMLTWQPQNHLGNNFASDGYIWADQEQAFTFESRGYTVEMYLQRSGFHPPNEPVATHCRKRYRITSSKVPNAPQPDPSLWIVHYTRAAPQDHAPANRIQVTPQIQSLMGQRRFLQSQGQLARKDFLLHDRNSWPVINFPPMTTQNFGQPGAYPAAAPRGPGFYAPQGHPGAVAPNAPVAKGPRGNRAPSAAITSATADFAIEDEDVSSGDAMDLLTPRDISKMRYQQHHEWMEEIFASPYSISQITPVSLGLGRKGELESLTAGFFDAPVGTSGGEGQEAGDAPQASKMEPAKAEEFAKRVSKKVADMTAEIENLKKQHARRMQRFNRTSLLKDAELRLRESAADPTEKGPEVWRLEGRVVIPTEDETPQLDYIEDKAKYRVDEVVRDVETAWKKQIVAEPKVSCVEKGGLLEKIEPEHKDEPESFTNDMVMDDSHLLNQFGSPGVGVGAVSGVSINGQPIHGADMSGDVDMDLDDQLHGGANGQANDWVLVNNESKDHGPVGGDFDFTNIDSAGDALAAYSEQNDGLDLPDLENSAFGDAFHASDNEHSHNPDADDIS from the exons ATGGATGACCCGGCGACACGTATCCCGGGGCAGCTG CTCCCCCACATGCACCTGGTTTCGCGCAACCGGTACCCCAGCATGCACATGATGCCCTCCGAGACCGCCGTCGAGTATCTGACGAGCGCACCTCGGATCTGCCAATCCCAGCCAATGCATTGGACATTCCTCGATGGCCCCCCAGATGGAACTGTAATGCTTACATGGCAGCCACAAAACCATCTAGGTAACAATTTTGCTAGCGATGGCTATATCTGGGCCGACCAGGAACAAGCGTTTACCTTTGAGTCGCGCGGCTAT ACCGTCGAGATGTACCTCCAACGAAGTGGGTTTCACCCTCCCAATGAGCCCGTGGCAACACACTGCCGCAAGCGCTACCGCATTACCTCGTCCAAAGTACCGAATGCCCCCCAGCCCGATCCATCGCTGTGGATTGTGCACTACACCCGTGCCGCGCCTCAGGACCACGCCCCTGCAAACCGAATCCAAGTAACACCGCAAATCCAGAGCCTGATGGGCCAGCGCCGCTTCCTTCAGAGCCAAGGACAATTGGCCCGCAAGGACTTTTTGCTTCACGATCGCAACAGTTGGCCAGTTATCAACTTCCCGCCAATGACTACACAGAACTTCGGGCAACCCGGTGCTTACCCGGCTGCTGCGCCTCGTGGACCTGGTTTCTACGCCCCCCAGGGTCATCCAGGCGCAGTTGCGCCCAATGCACCTGTAGCTAAAGGCCCACGCGGAAACCGTGCGCCGTCAGCTGCCATCACTTCCGCAACCGCTGATTTTGctattgaagatgaggatgtcTCCAGTGGTGACGCTATGGATCTTTTGACGCCCCGCGATATCAGCAAGATGCGATACCAGCAGCATCACGAGTGGATGGAGGAGATCTTCGCATCGCCCTACAGTATCTCACAAATCACACCAGTTTCTTTAGGTCTGGGCCGAAAGGGAGAACTCGAGTCCCTGACTGCAGGCTTCTTCGATGCTCCTGTTGGAACTTCTGGCGGAGAAGGCCAGGAGGCGGGTGACGCCCCGCAGGCTAGCAAAATGGAGCCAGCTAAGGCAGAGGAGTTTGCAAAGCGGGTTTCTAAGAAGGTAGCGGACATGACCGCCGAGATCGAAAACTTGAAGAAACAGCATGCTCGCCGGATGCAACGTTTCAATCGAACTTCATTGCTTAAGGATGCCGAGTTGCGCCTCCGAGAATCTGCTGCTGACCCGACCGAAAAGGGCCCAGAGGTTTGGAGATTGGAAGGCCGAGTAGTCATCCCAACAGAGGATGAAACCCCTCAGTTGGATTACATTGAAGACAAGGCCAAATACAGGGTTGATGAGGTAGTCCGGGACGTTGAGACTGCTtggaaaaagcaaatcgTTGCCGAACCAAAGGTATCTTGTGTGGAGAAGGGTGGCTTATTGGAGAAGATTGAACCCGAGCACAAGGATGAGCCTGAGTCATTTACCAATGATATGGTCATGGATGATTCCCACCTGCTCAATCAATTTGGCAGCCCTGGCGTTGGTGTGGGCGCAGTCTCAGGTGTTTCTATCAATGGACAACCGATTCACGGCGCTGATATGTCCGGGGATGTTGACATGGATTTGGACGACCAGCTCCACGGTGGTGCCAATGGCCAGGCCAACGACTGGGTATTGGTGAACAATGAGAGCAAGGACCATGGCCCAGTCGGAGGAGACTTCGACTTTACCAACATCGATAGTGCTGGAGATGCCTTGGCGGCTTATAGCGAGCAGAACGATGGGCTCGACTTGCCAGACCTGGAGAACTCAGCATTTGGCGACGCATTCCATGCATCTGACAACGAACACTCTCACAACCCCGATGCGGACGACATTTCCTAG